The Bubalus kerabau isolate K-KA32 ecotype Philippines breed swamp buffalo chromosome 8, PCC_UOA_SB_1v2, whole genome shotgun sequence genomic sequence CGCCTCGGCGCAGGCTGACGGGCAAGCAGCAGGGGCGAAGGAGGTGTCAACGTTTCCGTACTCTGGCTGCCACGCCGCGCTTGCTGGGAGCAGCGCGCAAGCGCGCGCATGCGCACTGAGCAGAAGCCGCTTGTTGGCAGTTGACGGAGCCCACTGCACCTCCAGAGAGCGGGAGGGACCAGCCAGTCTCCGGGCGTCCTGCGTGTGCGCACTGTCCCCTCGGCCCTGTAACTTGGTCGAAAAGacgcgggcggggcggggcggagcgGACGCAAAGCGGGAGTCACCGCGCAAGCGCGTCCTGCGCCTGGTCTTTCTGCGTCGTCAGGGAGCGGGGCGCAGGTGCGCGCATGCGCACTGGGCAGAGGGCGCGCGTTGGCAGGTGTCTGGGCTGGGCGTCGGCGGGCAATGGGGTTGCCGGCGTTGCTGCTCCTTGCGCTGTGCGCCGCAAGCGCCCGGGGGCTTTATTTCCACATCGGCGAGACCGAAAAGCGCTGCTTCATCGAAGAAATTCCCGACGAGACCATGGTCATCGGTCAGGCGGGGCGAGGGTGGATCGGGCCCTGAGTTGTCCCCAAGACGCCGTCGGGCTCTCAGCTCGCAGCGGCACTCTGAGGACGCCGGACGGTGACCTGGAGAGCAGTGCCCCCGTCTGGCGTCCCGGGAGCCGCGGAGTGTGGGAGCTGGATGGACTAGGCGGGTTGTGACTGCTCTGTCTATTCCTCAGGGAACTACCGCACCCAAATGTGGGATAAGCAGAAGGAGGTCTTCCTGCCCTCGACCCCCGGCCTGGGCATGCACGTGGAGGTGAAGGACCCTGAAGGCAAGGTAGGGCCATCTTCACTAGAGCTCTTGGGGTGGACAGAGCTCATAAGACACGAGCTTGCACTTGGCGAGGTTAGAGTAAAGGTGTGGGCTTTCATTGACTACTCTGTTGCAGGTGGTGCTCTCCCGGCAGTACGGCTCAGAGGGCCGATTCACCTTCACTTCCCACACTCCTGGTGACCATCAGATCTGCCTGCACTCCAACTCTACCAGGATGGCTCTCTTTGCTGGCGGCAGACTGGTAACAGTTTTCTCTTGGCCAGAGCTCAGAATCTGTCACTTGGTTTCAAAGTTTTGAtttagtaaagaacctgcctgccgatgcaggagaccaagagtcaggaagatcctctggagaagggcatggcaacccactccagtattcttgcctggagaacccatggacagaggagcgtagcTGGCTGtggtccacaaggtcacaaaaagtgagacataactgaagcgacttagcaagcatgcacatCATTTATAACTCTTTGTGGCACAGTTACAAGTAAGAAATAGACGTTGCCCTCCTGTCCCACAAGGACAAGAGTATGTTCCATAGCCTGCAACAGACCATCAGAGATTGCATCACTTAGACATCATAACCTCAGAATGGCTCTGACTTTGGGGTTCAACCTTATTTCCTCCTAGCGTGTGCACCTAGACATCCAGGTTGGGGAGCATGCCAACAACTACCCTGAGATTGCTGCCAAGGATAAGCTGACAGAGCTGCAGCTCCGAGCCCGCCAGCTGCTTGATCAGGTGGAGCAGATCCAGAAGGAGCAGGATTACCAAAGGGTAAGGGCATGTCACTGTACTTGGCCATGGCAGTTGACCTTTATACCCATTACACCTCCTGGAAGTTGCTTCTTGGGGCTTTCCCTACTTGGGAAGCAGGCTGTTCAAAGACTGGAACAGAGGCTATCAGTGCAGATAGCCATTTTTCAGCTCTGTATAATAAAGTGTAGAGAGGACAGTTCACACTCTAGCAATAGCCATTGCCTGCCTCCTTATTTTGGGATCTTGGTTGAAATGGTTTAAGAGTGTGATTTCTGTCCTAGCAGAGAAGCTCATGGAGGGGCAGCATGTTACTTCCTTGGGGCACTCCCAGGGGAATCAGAGGCAGTATTTCAAAAGGTGTTTGGTCCCATAGTTGAGCAGTGGCATGGGAGGGAAGGACCTCACAACAGCTGAGACTGTCTCTCCCGCACATTTAATCCTGGGTCCATTGTCCTATGCAGTATCGTGAAGAGCGCTTCCGTCTGATCAGCGAGAGCACCAACCAGAGGGTCCTGTGGTGGTCCATCGCTCAGACCGTCATCCTCATCCTCACTGGCATCTGGCAGATGCGTCACCTCAAGAGCTTCTTTGAGGCCAAGAAGCTGGTGTAATGTCCTCACCATGTGATCCTTTCCTGTCACCTGAATTATTTGGTACTTTCCCCACCCAATATCTTATCCACCTGgattctgagggaaaaaaaagtgaaaaaagactaTAAGCCACAATGGTTCCATGGCAACAAAGCATTCAGATCAGCCACTTGTTAACACTGGTTTTCAAGGACACAGGACACTGGTCCAGGCTTTCAAAGATCTGTCTTGGGGTTTGTGCAGAGTTGGAACTGACCCAGGACTAAGTCTTGCTTCTTTCGCCTCCAGTGATTCCCCTCTTTCTCATAAAATGAGCAAATGAAAAACCCTCCTACTCCTTTAACCTTTCGTCTACTTACGAAGTAGGCGACCAAAATGCTCCACCGAGGAGGCCTGCCTCACTGCTCTGCTGTCAGTCCTGGGTTCACTCAGCAGCTTTGTGAATGTAAATAGGGGCGAAGGCCCCAGAGGATTGAAAAGTTTTTCTATATATTAGAACTATTTtttgataaaattatatattttccttcCTAGTTGAAGTGTTACTGCCTTTGTGTGACTAGCTGGATACCAGTGCAGTCCCTTCTGCATTGTTTATGCACACATCCTTGATAACTACCATGGCAGCTCCCAGGACTTCAGCTTTCAGGCCAGAGAGCAGATGTCACAGCTGCTCTCAAGGCCTAATCAGAGGGCCAggcagggaattctccaggacaccTGTGGTTTACATCACACAGGGCCTGAATTCAAGAGTGAGGCAGTGACAGCTCACACAAGGCAGGACACTCTTACCCTCCCGTTTCCCTTAACTTTTATTTAAGCTGTGGTAAATGTTTTTCTCGCGGGAACCAGATTTGGTTCTTTATACAGATTTTTCCAGTGAAATAAAACGTGTTGTAGTAGCTgtgtttgaaatgaaataaagaggCTGTGGGCAGAGGGGAGGCACAAAAGGAGATGGAAGAAAAGCTTTTGGTCTGGGTGCTTCTGCAGCTGACCAGGAGTGGACCTTGGCATGTGGGCTTGTGAGGCTAGGGTGCGGGAACAGACAGGGTGGTGGTAACCACAGGGCAACCACATAGGCCTGTCAGCAAGGAATCCTGTGAAGAGATTAAGTATCTATTTCTTAGCTCCCTGGAATCATAAGTGTAAACACATCTTAGCATACTTCTCTCGTGCTTTTCTGCCATATAAAACTTAATACTATTAGGTGCCCATTcttgatattttatttcatggttttatttatttaaaatacattatttatctGACATACAAAACTAAATTCTCCCCTTGTTTTTATCTTCCATACTATTCTGTTACATGTGTATCTATTTTTCCTTACAAAAGTATAAGCAATTTAATTTTATAGAccttttcacttaatatttttgtaaatatttaagaaattccAATTTGGGGTGACCACGTTAACGGTTCAGTGTGGTGAAACACCATAAATGACTCATCCAAAATTATTTGGATATTTACCATAATATTCTTCATGTTAGAATTAATGGAAAATGAGGTGGCCTTGAAACTAGTTCATGTGTAGACCTCTGGCCTGAGGCTCTTTAGAAGCATGGGACATGTCAGGAAGGGAACACACGTCTGCTCTGTGGCTGTTACTAGGAATCTACCCAGCAAAGCACACTGGCGTCTAGGCTATAGGAATACACGAAGTAGTCTGTCCATCTGTGCATCTCAATTATGCTGATGGGTCAGTACGTACTCGGTTTCTCCTCTTGTGAATTTTTGATAGGGGAATGGAGTGAAGACAAAGGTGGGAGTATATCACACCTTTACACTGATGGGACAGTTGGAATCTTGATTGCCAGAGGATAGGCTAATCGGTGGTAGGTGTGAGGAAAAGTTTTCACATTGGTGTGTGGCATTCACAGACACCACAGAGcctaggaaaatttttaaaaaataattcaagctACATCCAAGGAATTCTGGGGACCTTTTCCCCCAATACTACCCTGATTCCATTCTGAAGTTCTTGCTTTCTTAGGTTATAAAACATCCTTACCAAATAGCCTTCTATCCTTATACAAAAAGGCTGTGGGGGCACAGGACTCTTTGTACTCACCCCATTATCCCTGGCCCAGTCCCCATCTCCATGTTTTGGTTCCAGCCTCACTTTACCTGTGGTGCTCTCAGTTCTCACCCTAATAACACCCAGAGCCTGACTTCTGGATCTCATGCTGGGTCCATGTCAGAATAGATGCATAGGGTCACCTGAGAAACTCATCCATATAGATTCCTGAGCAACATTTACGTCCAGTCTGACTAAGTTTATGTTTGGTGTGGTGTGGTAGGCAgaatgggcatccctggtggctcagacggtaaagaatcggccaacaatgcaggagacgcaggttcaatccctgggttgggaagatcccctggagaggggaatggcaacccataccagtattcttgcctggagaattccacggacagaggagcctggcaggctacagtctatgcggtcacaa encodes the following:
- the TMED4 gene encoding transmembrane emp24 domain-containing protein 4 isoform X3, which encodes MGLPALLLLALCAASARGLYFHIGETEKRCFIEEIPDETMVIGNYRTQMWDKQKEVFLPSTPGLGMHVEVKDPEGKVVLSRQYGSEGRFTFTSHTPGDHQICLHSNSTRMALFAGGRLRVHLDIQVGEHANNYPEIAAKDKLTELQLRARQLLDQVEQIQKEQDYQRYREERFRLISESTNQRVLWWSIAQTVILILTGIWQMRHLKSFFEAKKLV
- the TMED4 gene encoding transmembrane emp24 domain-containing protein 4 isoform X1 translates to MGLPALLLLALCAASARGLYFHIGETEKRCFIEEIPDETMVIGNYRTQMWDKQKEVFLPSTPGLGMHVEVKDPEGKRVHLDIQVGEHANNYPEIAAKDKLTELQLRARQLLDQVEQIQKEQDYQRYREERFRLISESTNQRVLWWSIAQTVILILTGIWQMRHLKSFFEAKKLV
- the TMED4 gene encoding transmembrane emp24 domain-containing protein 4 isoform X2; this encodes MWDKQKEVFLPSTPGLGMHVEVKDPEGKVVLSRQYGSEGRFTFTSHTPGDHQICLHSNSTRMALFAGGRLRVHLDIQVGEHANNYPEIAAKDKLTELQLRARQLLDQVEQIQKEQDYQRYREERFRLISESTNQRVLWWSIAQTVILILTGIWQMRHLKSFFEAKKLV